The following proteins come from a genomic window of Nautilia profundicola AmH:
- a CDS encoding M16 family metallopeptidase: protein MLHKFYKQKLKNNLEVIVVPMNKGSNVITSNIYYKVGSRNEIMGKSGIAHMLEHMNFKSTKNLAEGEFDKIIKSLGGVDNASTGFDYTHYYIKTSSAYLDKTFELFSEVMENLNLNDDEFQRERKVVYEERLWRTDNNPIGYLYFRLFNNTYLYHPYHWTPIGFKDDILNWSIEDIRSFHKTFYQPKNAFLLVAGDIDPEDVFNLADKYFSHIKNSRKIPKVHMKEPELDGDRHVVIQRDTEVDIVAIAYRIPDFKHEDQFALSAYSEILSGGKSGVLREKLINKKRLVSEVYAYNMELIDPGVFLALAICNPGVSPDLVENELKKTLLNTKITKKALNKVKNQTKMDFLTQLESSSGVSNVYGDYFAKGDITPLLEYEDKINALTPEKVEDIKKYFDKSVTVKLIKK, encoded by the coding sequence ATGCTTCATAAGTTTTATAAACAAAAACTCAAAAACAACCTCGAAGTTATCGTTGTGCCTATGAACAAAGGCTCTAACGTAATTACCAGTAATATTTACTATAAAGTCGGAAGCAGAAACGAAATAATGGGCAAAAGCGGAATAGCACACATGCTTGAACATATGAACTTCAAATCCACAAAAAACCTCGCTGAAGGAGAATTTGACAAAATAATAAAAAGCCTCGGAGGAGTAGACAACGCATCCACCGGGTTTGACTATACGCACTATTACATTAAAACTTCAAGTGCGTATCTTGATAAAACGTTTGAACTTTTCAGCGAAGTTATGGAAAACCTGAATCTAAACGACGACGAATTTCAAAGGGAAAGAAAAGTCGTATATGAAGAAAGACTCTGGAGAACGGACAACAACCCTATCGGGTATCTATATTTCAGGCTTTTTAACAATACATACCTTTACCATCCGTACCACTGGACCCCTATAGGGTTTAAGGACGATATTCTTAACTGGAGCATTGAAGATATCAGATCTTTTCACAAAACGTTTTACCAGCCTAAAAACGCGTTTTTACTCGTAGCAGGCGATATCGACCCTGAGGATGTGTTTAATTTGGCCGACAAATATTTCTCTCACATCAAAAACAGCAGAAAAATTCCGAAAGTGCATATGAAAGAGCCTGAACTCGACGGTGACAGGCATGTGGTTATTCAAAGAGACACCGAAGTCGATATTGTAGCCATTGCTTACAGGATTCCCGATTTCAAACATGAAGACCAGTTTGCGCTCAGTGCATACAGCGAGATACTAAGCGGAGGTAAAAGTGGCGTACTGCGTGAGAAACTGATAAACAAAAAAAGATTAGTCAGCGAAGTATACGCGTATAATATGGAACTAATTGATCCCGGTGTGTTTTTGGCTCTTGCAATATGTAACCCGGGAGTAAGTCCGGATCTGGTGGAAAATGAGCTGAAAAAAACACTTCTGAATACCAAAATTACAAAAAAAGCCCTGAACAAAGTCAAAAACCAGACCAAAATGGACTTTTTGACACAGCTTGAAAGCAGCTCGGGAGTTAGCAACGTATATGGGGATTATTTCGCAAAAGGCGACATTACCCCGCTTCTTGAATATGAAGACAAAATAAATGCTTTAACTCCTGAGAAGGTAGAGGATATAAAAAAATATTTCGACAAAAGCGTAACGGTAAAACTAATCAAAAAATAA
- a CDS encoding helix-turn-helix domain-containing protein has translation MNFHEFENILKKIKLTKQEFANFLDIDNTTISKWKNNKYIPKYAEIAIKYLLNLQKNCIEFKNIKDKYGN, from the coding sequence TTGAATTTCCATGAATTTGAAAATATTTTAAAAAAAATCAAATTAACAAAGCAAGAATTTGCAAACTTTTTAGATATAGATAATACTACGATTTCTAAATGGAAAAATAACAAATATATACCTAAATATGCTGAAATAGCAATAAAATATTTATTGAACTTACAAAAAAACTGTATTGAATTTAAAAATATTAAGGATAAATATGGAAACTAA
- a CDS encoding DNA-methyltransferase, with protein METKHILLFKNSQNTQINNESIDFILTSPPYPMIEMWDETFFKLNQEIKNQFNKKNYRLAYELMHNELNKTWKECYRVLKPGGIIAINIGDATRTLNKNFQLFTNHVKIIEYMQNLGMQSLPPIIWRKTSNKPNKFMGSGMLPVNAYVTLEHEYILIFRKGEKRKFNKNEIIRRRKSAFFWEERNKWFSDIWKDIVGENQTIDKYYKTNRDRNAAFPLELSLRLIHMFSIYEDTVFDPFLGTGTTTIASAVLGRNSIGYEIDTSFKNLIKERINNIKTITEQYINNRINSHKKFIENYIKQKNKAFKYYNENLKTPVMTSQEKDISFYQISNVQKNENLFICKYSNFTPFLI; from the coding sequence ATGGAAACTAAACATATTTTATTATTTAAAAATTCTCAAAACACTCAAATAAATAATGAAAGTATTGATTTTATTTTAACATCACCTCCTTACCCTATGATTGAAATGTGGGATGAAACTTTTTTTAAATTAAATCAGGAAATAAAAAATCAATTTAATAAAAAAAATTATAGATTAGCATATGAATTAATGCATAATGAACTAAATAAAACATGGAAAGAATGTTATAGAGTACTAAAACCTGGAGGAATAATAGCTATTAATATTGGAGATGCAACCAGAACACTTAATAAAAACTTTCAATTATTTACAAATCATGTAAAAATAATAGAATATATGCAAAATTTAGGCATGCAATCTCTTCCACCTATTATTTGGAGAAAAACCTCTAACAAACCAAATAAATTTATGGGATCAGGAATGTTACCAGTTAATGCTTATGTTACATTAGAACATGAATATATTTTAATTTTTAGAAAAGGTGAAAAAAGAAAATTCAATAAAAATGAGATTATAAGACGAAGAAAAAGTGCATTTTTTTGGGAAGAGAGAAACAAATGGTTTTCTGATATTTGGAAAGATATCGTGGGTGAAAACCAGACAATTGATAAATATTATAAAACAAATAGAGATAGGAATGCAGCTTTTCCTTTAGAATTATCATTAAGACTAATACATATGTTTTCAATATATGAAGATACTGTTTTTGATCCCTTTCTTGGAACAGGTACTACAACAATTGCAAGTGCAGTACTTGGACGTAACTCGATTGGATATGAAATTGACACATCTTTTAAAAATTTAATAAAAGAAAGAATTAATAATATTAAAACAATAACTGAGCAATATATAAACAATAGAATTAATAGTCATAAAAAGTTTATAGAAAATTATATAAAACAAAAAAATAAAGCTTTTAAATATTATAATGAAAATTTAAAAACACCAGTTATGACCTCCCAAGAAAAAGATATCAGTTTTTATCAAATTTCTAATGTGCAAAAAAATGAAAATTTATTTATTTGTAAATATTCTAATTTTACACCTTTTTTAATTTAA
- a CDS encoding MjaI family restriction endonuclease: MKKEKIKLDHIFELLDIKKPTFPKYTTQIINLANQNAKGTVPAVVGQMSELIKEVNSIGEWKEFYKNNYEDRIEIAVDKIWNMLQNLKEAFIKIDKELVKVWVEDLIYNKTPEGLMIQEFILKYLAQKNNKKYKLATPEEEAQNIDGFIGDIPIQIKPESYKVKTNVKNEDISVSIIFYKKTKSYLIIEYDEAIFNK, encoded by the coding sequence ATGAAAAAAGAAAAAATAAAATTAGATCATATTTTTGAATTGTTAGATATAAAAAAGCCAACTTTTCCTAAATATACTACTCAAATAATAAATCTTGCAAATCAAAATGCAAAAGGAACTGTACCTGCGGTGGTAGGTCAAATGAGTGAATTAATCAAAGAAGTTAATTCTATTGGAGAATGGAAAGAGTTTTATAAAAACAATTACGAAGATAGAATTGAAATAGCTGTAGATAAAATTTGGAATATGTTACAAAATTTAAAAGAAGCTTTTATTAAAATTGATAAAGAATTAGTTAAAGTATGGGTAGAAGATTTAATATATAATAAAACACCAGAAGGATTAATGATACAAGAATTTATATTAAAATATCTTGCACAAAAAAATAATAAAAAATATAAATTAGCTACACCAGAAGAAGAGGCACAAAATATAGATGGCTTTATTGGGGATATTCCAATTCAAATTAAACCTGAGTCATATAAAGTAAAAACTAATGTAAAAAATGAAGATATTTCAGTATCTATAATTTTTTATAAAAAAACAAAATCTTATTTAATAATTGAATATGACGAAGCTATTTTTAATAAATAA
- a CDS encoding methyltransferase family protein has product MKTTLSVVIRIIIWLILIFGGIALSLYLDLRYFKNLLLNPFFHVFTLPLGYFILKFAFHAAAVGGRELKRKGREGDIPRLETNRLVTSGIYECTRHPMLFGLMLLPLGVALFLGLPSFIFFIAPLEALFIFVMVITLEEKEAYMKFGEEYLKYKEKTPLFPKTKECFKKLFFD; this is encoded by the coding sequence ATGAAAACAACTCTTTCGGTAGTAATCAGGATAATTATCTGGCTTATATTAATATTCGGGGGCATTGCCCTTTCTTTATACCTTGATCTTAGATATTTTAAAAACCTTTTATTAAATCCTTTTTTTCACGTGTTTACTTTGCCTCTTGGTTATTTTATACTCAAATTCGCTTTTCACGCGGCGGCAGTCGGAGGCAGAGAGCTTAAAAGAAAAGGGCGAGAGGGTGATATCCCGAGACTTGAGACAAACAGACTCGTAACAAGCGGTATATACGAATGCACACGTCATCCTATGCTTTTCGGGCTGATGCTTCTGCCTCTTGGAGTTGCACTTTTTTTGGGTTTGCCGAGTTTTATATTCTTTATCGCTCCTCTTGAAGCGTTATTTATATTTGTTATGGTTATTACGCTTGAAGAAAAAGAAGCGTATATGAAATTCGGTGAAGAGTATCTGAAATATAAAGAAAAAACACCCCTTTTTCCGAAAACAAAGGAGTGTTTTAAGAAGTTATTTTTTGATTAA
- a CDS encoding YggS family pyridoxal phosphate-dependent enzyme, which translates to MNLDQLIQRVEAARLRRSEHLIVQIVAVTKYTKETEPLRRLYAEGQRAFGENRVQDMEDKVNALSDLPIEWHFIGNLQKNKINKLLKLNPFMIQSINSYELAEAINKRTDKPVRCLLEINSAKEPTKHGLQPELAIETYLKIKENLPNINLQGVMTIGAHVDDETEIRKSFRLTYDIFEKLKPYGAKICSMGMSGDFEIAIEEGSNMIRVGSALLNSYL; encoded by the coding sequence ATGAATTTAGATCAGTTAATTCAAAGAGTAGAGGCGGCAAGGCTTAGAAGAAGCGAGCATTTAATTGTTCAAATCGTGGCTGTTACGAAATACACAAAAGAGACCGAACCTCTTAGAAGACTTTACGCCGAAGGCCAGAGGGCGTTTGGTGAAAACAGGGTTCAGGATATGGAAGATAAGGTAAATGCCCTAAGTGATTTGCCGATTGAATGGCATTTTATAGGAAACCTTCAGAAAAACAAAATCAATAAACTTCTAAAATTAAACCCTTTCATGATACAGTCAATAAACTCTTACGAGTTGGCCGAGGCAATAAACAAAAGAACCGATAAGCCGGTAAGGTGCCTTCTTGAGATAAATTCGGCAAAAGAGCCTACAAAACACGGCCTTCAGCCTGAACTTGCAATTGAGACGTATCTGAAAATCAAAGAAAACCTCCCGAATATCAATCTTCAGGGTGTAATGACGATAGGTGCGCATGTGGATGATGAAACGGAAATCAGAAAAAGTTTCAGACTAACATATGATATATTTGAAAAACTGAAACCATACGGTGCTAAAATATGCTCAATGGGTATGAGCGGCGATTTTGAAATAGCGATAGAAGAGGGCAGTAATATGATAAGAGTAGGAAGCGCCCTTCTTAATTCATACCTATGA
- the rseP gene encoding RIP metalloprotease RseP, whose translation MISAVIILSFLIFFHELGHFLMARLVGVKVEVFSIGFGKKLICKKFGDTNWCLSAIPLGGYVQMKGQDDTNPNLKNNDPDSYNSKTPWQRILILLGGPGFNFLLAFLIYLFIAFTGWTKLAPVIGKTIPNTPAAKVLKPGDKIVKINGVEIKSWDEISPLIQKYDVLHLTVERNKRYLSVDLKPKIELQKNIFGEEIKRKIVGIIPSGDVIKVHYSPVEAVKIAWDKFVFDSMLIIKGVQKLITGAVGLNTLSGPIGIVDITAKVADYGWQPLLLLAALLSVNLGVLNLLPIPALDGGHIMFNLYEAIFKREVSEEIMVKLTIGGWIILGSLMLIGIYNDLHRLIGG comes from the coding sequence ATGATCAGTGCTGTTATAATACTCTCTTTTTTGATTTTCTTTCATGAACTCGGACATTTTCTTATGGCAAGGCTTGTCGGTGTTAAAGTTGAAGTTTTCTCAATAGGATTCGGCAAAAAATTGATATGTAAAAAGTTCGGGGATACGAACTGGTGTCTAAGTGCGATACCTCTTGGCGGATATGTGCAGATGAAGGGGCAAGATGATACGAATCCGAATTTAAAAAATAATGATCCCGACTCATACAATTCCAAAACTCCCTGGCAGAGAATTTTGATACTTTTAGGCGGTCCCGGGTTTAATTTCCTGCTTGCCTTTTTAATATATCTTTTTATCGCTTTTACAGGCTGGACGAAATTAGCTCCCGTAATAGGAAAAACCATTCCAAATACACCCGCGGCAAAAGTACTCAAACCCGGCGATAAAATTGTAAAAATCAACGGTGTTGAAATTAAATCGTGGGATGAAATATCTCCTTTAATTCAAAAATATGATGTCTTGCATCTAACGGTTGAGAGAAACAAAAGATATCTGAGTGTTGATTTAAAGCCTAAAATCGAGCTTCAAAAAAACATATTCGGTGAAGAAATCAAAAGAAAAATAGTCGGAATCATTCCGAGCGGAGATGTTATAAAGGTACATTATTCGCCTGTTGAGGCGGTAAAAATAGCATGGGATAAGTTTGTGTTCGATTCTATGCTGATAATTAAAGGCGTACAAAAGCTAATAACCGGAGCAGTCGGTCTTAACACCCTGAGCGGTCCGATCGGAATTGTCGATATTACTGCAAAAGTCGCCGATTACGGATGGCAGCCGCTTTTACTGCTGGCAGCGCTTCTTAGCGTAAACCTCGGTGTGCTTAACCTTCTTCCGATCCCGGCACTTGACGGCGGGCATATTATGTTTAACCTTTATGAAGCTATTTTTAAAAGGGAAGTCAGCGAAGAGATAATGGTAAAACTGACAATCGGCGGGTGGATAATACTCGGTAGTTTAATGCTTATAGGTATATACAACGACTTACACAGACTCATAGGAGGGTAG
- the pgsA gene encoding CDP-diacylglycerol--glycerol-3-phosphate 3-phosphatidyltransferase: MSIITEDGIKLYRYEKWKKRLKNVPNILAFIRVLMAFLMYLFLVNRDFFPGVHETWLDYFAALIFVIASVTDFFDGYIARNFDASSKLGEILDPLADKMLTLGAFLGLLYLHRANAWAIYLILVREFFITALRIAMVQEGLSVKASFAGKVKTVSQMGAIGFLLMNWPCAECLLWVAVILTLYSGYDYVKVYVKAQR; the protein is encoded by the coding sequence ATGTCAATAATTACGGAAGACGGCATAAAGCTATACAGATACGAAAAGTGGAAAAAACGCCTGAAAAACGTACCTAATATCCTTGCTTTTATCAGGGTTTTGATGGCGTTTTTGATGTACCTGTTTTTGGTAAACAGGGATTTTTTCCCGGGTGTTCATGAAACATGGCTTGATTATTTTGCGGCTTTGATTTTTGTTATTGCAAGTGTAACGGATTTTTTTGACGGATATATTGCCAGAAATTTTGATGCAAGCAGCAAACTTGGTGAAATTTTAGACCCGCTTGCGGATAAAATGCTGACACTCGGTGCCTTTTTGGGGCTATTATACCTGCACAGGGCAAATGCGTGGGCAATTTACCTTATACTGGTTAGAGAGTTTTTTATAACGGCTCTAAGAATTGCAATGGTTCAGGAAGGTCTTAGCGTAAAGGCTTCGTTTGCGGGTAAGGTAAAAACCGTTTCTCAGATGGGTGCTATCGGGTTTCTTCTTATGAACTGGCCGTGTGCTGAGTGTCTTTTATGGGTTGCCGTAATTCTTACGCTTTACAGCGGATATGACTACGTAAAAGTATATGTGAAAGCTCAAAGATGA
- a CDS encoding enoyl-ACP reductase produces MKGKTLVISGATRGIGKAIAERFAKEGINIAFTYNSNEEIANNLAKEWEEKYGIKAKAYKLNILEPETYKDLFKQIDEDFDRVDFFVSNAIISGRAVVGGFGPFMRLRPKGICNIFTATVNAFVVGAQEAAKRMQKVGGGSIISLSSTGNLVYTPNYAGHGTSKAAVETMVKYAAAELGEWGIRVNAVSGGPIDTDALKAFPNYEEVKAEVEKRSPLNRMGEPKDLAGITYFLCTDEASWITGQTIVVDGGTTFGGKIG; encoded by the coding sequence ATGAAGGGTAAAACATTAGTAATAAGCGGGGCGACAAGAGGTATAGGTAAAGCAATAGCCGAAAGATTTGCAAAAGAGGGGATCAATATAGCTTTTACATATAACTCAAATGAGGAAATTGCAAACAACCTTGCAAAAGAGTGGGAAGAAAAATACGGCATTAAGGCAAAAGCGTATAAACTTAATATTTTAGAGCCTGAAACATACAAAGATCTTTTCAAACAGATTGATGAAGATTTTGACAGAGTCGACTTTTTCGTTTCAAACGCAATTATCAGCGGAAGAGCGGTTGTTGGTGGATTCGGTCCTTTTATGAGACTCAGACCTAAAGGAATCTGCAATATATTTACAGCAACTGTAAACGCATTTGTAGTGGGAGCTCAGGAAGCAGCTAAAAGAATGCAAAAAGTAGGCGGCGGAAGTATTATTTCACTAAGCTCCACAGGTAACCTCGTATATACTCCAAACTATGCGGGGCACGGTACAAGTAAAGCGGCGGTTGAGACTATGGTTAAATACGCGGCTGCGGAGCTTGGAGAATGGGGTATCAGAGTTAATGCGGTAAGCGGCGGTCCTATTGATACCGATGCGCTTAAAGCGTTTCCGAATTATGAAGAAGTAAAAGCGGAAGTTGAGAAAAGAAGCCCTCTAAACAGAATGGGTGAACCTAAAGATTTAGCAGGAATTACATACTTTTTATGTACTGATGAAGCAAGCTGGATTACAGGGCAGACGATAGTAGTAGACGGTGGAACTACATTCGGAGGGAAAATAGGTTAA
- the dapA gene encoding 4-hydroxy-tetrahydrodipicolinate synthase, with protein MQGAMTALITPFKNGKVDEETYAKLIQRQIDNEIDWVVPVGTTGESATLTHDEHKRCIEIAVEVCKGTNTKVLAGAGSNSTHESIDLAKFAEAKGADAVLSVSPYYNKPTQRGLYEHYKALANAIEIPVVLYNVPGRTCSNINVETAIKLFNDVENIIAIKEATGSIENVVALCANSDIAVISGDDAINYPIMATGGKGCISVTSNLLPKRIADLIHTALKGDFDTSRAINEELYDINKVLFVESNPIPIKFAMYEAGLIPSLEYRLPLCEPSDENKAKIKEVLKKYL; from the coding sequence ATGCAAGGTGCAATGACCGCTCTTATTACGCCGTTTAAAAACGGAAAAGTTGACGAAGAAACGTATGCAAAACTTATTCAAAGACAGATTGACAATGAAATAGACTGGGTTGTACCGGTGGGTACGACAGGAGAGAGTGCGACTCTTACACATGACGAGCATAAAAGATGTATCGAAATAGCAGTAGAGGTGTGTAAAGGTACAAATACGAAAGTTCTTGCAGGTGCAGGAAGCAACTCTACCCATGAAAGTATCGACTTGGCTAAATTTGCCGAAGCGAAAGGCGCCGATGCGGTTCTTAGCGTATCACCGTATTACAACAAACCTACTCAAAGAGGACTTTACGAACACTACAAAGCCCTTGCAAACGCAATCGAAATTCCTGTTGTTTTATATAACGTACCGGGAAGAACATGTAGCAATATAAATGTTGAAACTGCTATAAAGCTATTCAATGACGTTGAAAACATAATAGCGATTAAAGAAGCGACAGGAAGTATCGAAAACGTGGTAGCACTTTGTGCAAACAGCGATATTGCTGTAATAAGCGGGGATGATGCCATTAACTATCCGATAATGGCCACAGGCGGAAAAGGGTGTATTTCTGTTACGTCAAACCTTCTTCCAAAAAGAATCGCCGATTTAATCCATACGGCGTTAAAGGGAGATTTTGATACGAGCAGGGCTATAAATGAGGAACTTTACGATATCAACAAAGTTTTATTTGTAGAAAGTAATCCGATTCCTATCAAATTCGCTATGTATGAAGCGGGACTTATTCCGTCACTTGAATACAGACTGCCGCTTTGCGAGCCGAGTGATGAGAATAAAGCTAAAATAAAAGAAGTACTTAAAAAATATTTATAA
- a CDS encoding ABC transporter permease, with amino-acid sequence MNKKFVNFIIRRYLRFDKKHPFIYISFILAFLGIMTGVATLMIAMGIMNGMDKEFEKKLKVMNYPITVYSSLVNVDEKLLHKLQKKFPDFKYSPYIESSAVIQKNSLNGVMLYGVDFNKESEINYIFKKAVKDLKKPGLFDVVVGSRLFADLGIARGEKVIMIFSKLSPMGFGISPILKKVKIVGVFNSGLVAYDKGIAYMNIEGLKRILHQNHYSGIHIWSPNPFKDIQKIKKAVPPGVGVIGWWEQNGNFFAALRMEKRALFLVLMLIIIVAALNIISSLLMMIMSKRKEIALMLSLGASPKEIKSIFLKLGTFIGILGITIGAMLGGLGIWVLKTFDIIKLPEDVYGVSRLPIDLSLVDFGLIILGAFIIVILSSIYPALKASKTDVLETLRYE; translated from the coding sequence ATGAATAAAAAATTTGTAAATTTTATAATAAGAAGATATTTAAGGTTTGATAAAAAACACCCGTTTATTTATATTAGTTTTATCCTTGCATTTCTTGGGATAATGACGGGTGTTGCGACCCTTATGATCGCTATGGGTATTATGAACGGTATGGATAAGGAGTTTGAAAAAAAACTCAAAGTTATGAATTATCCCATTACCGTTTACTCTTCGCTTGTAAATGTGGATGAGAAACTCTTACATAAACTTCAAAAAAAATTCCCTGATTTTAAATATTCCCCTTATATCGAAAGCAGCGCCGTAATACAGAAAAATTCACTAAACGGTGTAATGCTTTACGGTGTTGATTTTAATAAAGAATCGGAAATTAATTATATTTTTAAAAAAGCTGTAAAAGATTTAAAAAAACCTGGGCTTTTTGATGTGGTCGTCGGAAGCAGGCTGTTTGCTGACCTTGGAATAGCAAGAGGTGAAAAGGTTATTATGATTTTTTCAAAACTCTCACCCATGGGATTCGGAATTTCCCCTATACTTAAAAAAGTAAAAATCGTAGGTGTATTTAACAGCGGACTTGTAGCATATGACAAGGGGATTGCTTATATGAACATCGAAGGTCTTAAAAGAATTCTTCACCAAAACCACTACAGCGGAATTCATATATGGAGTCCGAATCCTTTTAAAGATATTCAAAAAATAAAAAAAGCGGTACCTCCCGGTGTAGGTGTAATAGGGTGGTGGGAGCAAAACGGAAACTTTTTTGCAGCTTTAAGAATGGAAAAAAGAGCTCTTTTTTTAGTACTGATGCTGATAATTATAGTGGCTGCACTTAATATCATCAGTTCTCTTCTTATGATGATAATGAGTAAAAGAAAAGAGATTGCCCTTATGCTAAGTCTTGGTGCGAGTCCTAAAGAGATAAAATCCATTTTTCTTAAACTCGGTACTTTTATCGGTATTTTGGGAATTACAATCGGAGCGATGCTCGGAGGACTTGGTATATGGGTTCTTAAAACGTTTGATATTATCAAACTCCCCGAAGATGTTTACGGTGTTAGCAGGCTGCCGATAGATCTCAGTCTTGTTGATTTCGGACTGATAATATTGGGTGCTTTTATAATTGTAATACTCTCAAGCATATATCCGGCGCTCAAAGCCAGCAAAACTGATGTGCTTGAGACGTTAAGATATGAATAA
- a CDS encoding SEC-C metal-binding domain-containing protein — protein sequence MEIYGLEVISIPTNKPVIRKDKNDLVYKTEEEKFEAVVKKIKELHKKGQPVLVGTTSVEKSEYLSHLLKKEKIPHTVLNAKNHEKEAQIIAEAGKRGAVTVATNMAGRGVDIKIDDEVRELGGLYIIGTERHESRRIDNQLRGRSGRQGDPGESQFYLSLEDDLLRIFGSDRIKNIMDRLGIERGEHIDSKIVSRAIENAQKKVETMHFEARKHILKYDDVANEQRKVIYAFRDQLLDPNYDIESKINEIREEFVEYILSEADIFPHTLEEDFDLDNLIAHLKEYTGIEFTKEELSGKDYEALKEYLVNRLKEEYEKKFAEASPEDKNRIQRQVMLQVLDESWRDHLYMMDILKTGIGLRGYNQKDPLVEYKKESFNLFQELIERIKIESMKILHNLKIEYQEPEIDPDVAEFLNAIKGKNIDEILHNIPEIPEELEEADADEIMKQLEAQTEALKAEFEAKQQKKKVKRNDPCPCGSGKKYKDCCGKSPKF from the coding sequence ATCGAAATTTACGGGCTTGAAGTTATTTCAATTCCTACAAATAAACCTGTAATAAGAAAAGATAAAAACGACCTTGTATATAAAACGGAAGAAGAAAAATTTGAAGCGGTTGTTAAGAAAATAAAAGAGCTTCACAAAAAAGGACAGCCTGTACTTGTGGGTACTACGAGCGTGGAAAAAAGTGAATATTTAAGCCACCTTCTTAAAAAAGAAAAAATTCCTCATACTGTTCTAAATGCCAAAAATCATGAAAAAGAAGCGCAGATTATTGCCGAAGCGGGTAAAAGAGGCGCTGTAACCGTTGCTACAAACATGGCCGGTAGGGGTGTTGATATTAAAATCGACGATGAAGTAAGGGAACTTGGCGGACTTTACATTATCGGTACGGAAAGACACGAAAGTAGAAGAATCGACAACCAGCTTAGAGGTCGTTCGGGACGTCAGGGTGATCCGGGTGAGAGTCAGTTTTATCTTTCACTTGAAGATGATCTTTTAAGAATTTTCGGAAGTGACAGAATCAAAAACATCATGGACAGACTCGGCATTGAAAGAGGTGAACACATCGATTCTAAAATCGTAAGCCGTGCAATTGAAAATGCTCAGAAAAAAGTTGAAACAATGCATTTTGAAGCAAGAAAACATATCTTAAAATACGATGATGTTGCAAATGAGCAGAGAAAAGTTATTTATGCATTCCGTGATCAGCTGCTTGATCCTAATTACGATATCGAATCAAAAATTAATGAAATTAGAGAAGAATTTGTTGAATATATTTTGAGTGAAGCTGATATATTCCCTCATACGCTTGAAGAAGATTTTGATCTTGATAATTTAATTGCACACCTTAAAGAATATACAGGAATTGAATTTACAAAAGAAGAGCTTAGCGGTAAAGATTACGAAGCTCTTAAAGAATACCTTGTAAACAGATTAAAAGAAGAATATGAGAAAAAATTTGCAGAAGCGTCACCTGAAGATAAAAACAGAATTCAAAGACAGGTTATGCTTCAGGTGCTTGATGAGAGCTGGAGAGACCATCTTTATATGATGGATATATTAAAAACAGGTATAGGACTCAGAGGATACAACCAAAAAGATCCGCTTGTAGAATATAAAAAAGAGAGTTTCAATCTATTCCAAGAATTAATTGAAAGAATTAAAATAGAAAGTATGAAAATACTTCATAACTTGAAAATAGAGTATCAAGAGCCGGAAATCGACCCTGATGTAGCTGAATTTTTAAACGCTATCAAAGGTAAAAATATTGACGAAATATTACATAACATACCGGAAATTCCTGAAGAACTTGAAGAGGCGGATGCTGATGAAATTATGAAACAGCTTGAAGCTCAGACTGAAGCGCTTAAGGCTGAATTTGAAGCAAAACAGCAAAAGAAAAAGGTAAAAAGAAACGACCCTTGCCCTTGCGGTAGCGGTAAAAAATACAAAGACTGCTGTGGGAAAAGTCCAAAATTCTAA